Proteins from a genomic interval of Geodermatophilus obscurus DSM 43160:
- a CDS encoding LacI family DNA-binding transcriptional regulator → MPPTSPDRRPTLADVAARAGVSTALVSIVMRDAPGASAATRERVRRAADELGYRPDTRARLLRSSRSRLLGVVFGVQHAFHGDLLAGLYDTAEKAGYELALSAVTPGRSEQRAVDSLLRDRCEALVLLGPSSPTAHLTDLATRLPVVVVARSVRSAAVDVVRTADDEGMHLAVDHLVALGHRDVVHVDGGRAPGAAERRRGYRGAVRRHGLEPRVVPGGPTEEEGAAAARALLAGPLPGAVTVFNDRCAVGLLDVLRRAGRSVPGEVSVAGYDDSRLARLSSVDLTSVAQDVERLTTLAVRRALDRLDGVPVQQRELVVPPRLVVRSTTAPPP, encoded by the coding sequence GTGCCCCCGACGAGCCCCGACAGGCGGCCGACCCTGGCCGACGTCGCGGCCCGCGCCGGGGTCTCCACGGCGCTCGTCTCGATCGTCATGCGGGACGCCCCCGGCGCCAGCGCCGCGACCCGCGAGCGGGTGCGCCGCGCCGCCGACGAGCTCGGCTACCGCCCCGACACCCGCGCCCGCCTGCTGCGCAGCTCCCGCAGCCGGCTGCTCGGCGTCGTCTTCGGGGTCCAGCACGCCTTCCACGGCGACCTGCTGGCCGGGCTCTACGACACCGCCGAGAAGGCCGGGTACGAGCTGGCACTGAGCGCCGTCACACCGGGACGCAGCGAGCAGCGAGCGGTCGACAGCCTGCTGCGGGACCGCTGCGAGGCACTGGTGCTGCTCGGGCCCTCGTCGCCCACCGCGCACCTGACCGACCTCGCCACCCGCCTCCCCGTGGTGGTCGTCGCCCGCTCCGTGCGGTCCGCCGCGGTCGACGTCGTCCGGACCGCCGACGACGAGGGCATGCACCTGGCGGTGGACCACCTGGTGGCGCTCGGGCACCGCGACGTCGTACACGTCGACGGCGGCCGGGCGCCCGGGGCGGCCGAGCGACGGCGGGGCTACCGGGGGGCGGTGCGCAGGCACGGGCTCGAGCCGCGGGTCGTGCCCGGTGGGCCCACCGAGGAGGAGGGCGCCGCCGCGGCGCGCGCCCTCCTGGCCGGCCCCCTGCCCGGTGCGGTCACGGTCTTCAACGACCGGTGTGCCGTGGGCCTGCTGGACGTGCTGCGGCGTGCGGGCCGCTCGGTGCCCGGTGAGGTGAGCGTGGCCGGCTACGACGACAGCCGTCTCGCGCGGCTCTCCTCGGTCGACCTCACGTCCGTCGCCCAGGACGTCGAGCGGCTGACCACGCTGGCCGTCCGGCGCGCCCTCGACCGGCTGGACGGGGTCCCCGTCCAGCAGCGCGAGCTCGTGGTCCCGCCCCGGCTCGTCGTCCGGAGCACCACCGCCCCGCCTCCGTGA